One genomic segment of Rhinolophus sinicus isolate RSC01 linkage group LG11, ASM3656204v1, whole genome shotgun sequence includes these proteins:
- the CPNE7 gene encoding copine-7 isoform X2 — MWAGQLCPVLHGSSEPGGSPSGGALPLAVSRRIWRPDGRAPLWNHDCGRCVSGKTPEVSPAMPAAATRGCAGSCRSARSPARVDPLLVRFQMSVSLVSHDFAINFNPEDDECEGSSSTAPPTWHPSPPR; from the exons ATGTGGGCTGGCCAGCTTTGCCCTGTCCTGCATGGAAGCAGTGAG CCCGGCGGCAGTCCATCCGGGGGCGCGCTTCCTCTCGCCGTCTCCAGGCGCATTTGGCGGCCTGATGGGCGCGCGCCTCTCTGGAACCACGACTGTGGCAGGTGCGTCTCGGGAAAGACTCCCGAAGTGTCGCCAGCAATGCCCGCGGCGGCCACCAGGGGGTGCGCGGGCTCGTGCAGATCTGCGAGATCGCCCGCCCGCGTGGACCCGCTCTTGGTCCGTTTTCAGATGAGCGTTTCTCTG GTGTCCCATGACTTTGCCATCAATTTCAACCCTGAGGATGATGAGTGTGAAG GGTCCAGCTCTACGGCCCCACCAACATGGCACCCATCACCTCCAAGGTGA
- the CPNE7 gene encoding copine-7 isoform X1 — protein sequence MWAGQLCPVLHGSSEPGGSPSGGALPLAVSRRIWRPDGRAPLWNHDCGRCVSGKTPEVSPAMPAAATRGCAGSCRSARSPARVDPLLVRFQMSVSLVSHDFAINFNPEDDECEGRNTRGAGAGLKQPHSLLPHRNPGCVDA from the exons ATGTGGGCTGGCCAGCTTTGCCCTGTCCTGCATGGAAGCAGTGAG CCCGGCGGCAGTCCATCCGGGGGCGCGCTTCCTCTCGCCGTCTCCAGGCGCATTTGGCGGCCTGATGGGCGCGCGCCTCTCTGGAACCACGACTGTGGCAGGTGCGTCTCGGGAAAGACTCCCGAAGTGTCGCCAGCAATGCCCGCGGCGGCCACCAGGGGGTGCGCGGGCTCGTGCAGATCTGCGAGATCGCCCGCCCGCGTGGACCCGCTCTTGGTCCGTTTTCAGATGAGCGTTTCTCTG GTGTCCCATGACTTTGCCATCAATTTCAACCCTGAGGATGATGAGTGTGAAGGTAGGAACACAAGGGGAGCTGGGGCAGGGCTGAAGCAGCcacactccctcctcccccacaggAATCCAGGGTGTGTGGACGCCTAA